In a genomic window of Terriglobia bacterium:
- a CDS encoding slipin family protein, whose protein sequence is MLLFGIAIVILYLLSTINILKEYERAVVFRLGRLAKDASGPGVVFIFWPVYKMVRVSLRTVTLEVPPQDVITRDNVSVKVNAIVYFRVMNAPRAIVEVENYIYATSQLAQTTLRSVLGEVDLDDLLSKREKLNVKLQEILDQHTDAWGIKVSLVEVKQVDLPQEMQRAIARQAEAERDKRAKIIHAEGEFLAAAKIREAADVIAKEPVALQLRYLQTLADIGNEKNTTVVFPVPIDIIQTWLKKNS, encoded by the coding sequence ATGCTGTTGTTCGGAATTGCAATCGTAATACTCTACCTGCTGAGCACGATCAACATTCTGAAGGAATATGAGCGCGCTGTGGTATTTCGCCTGGGCCGCCTGGCAAAGGATGCGTCGGGTCCCGGCGTGGTCTTCATTTTCTGGCCCGTCTACAAGATGGTGCGCGTCAGCCTGCGCACCGTAACGCTCGAAGTGCCGCCGCAGGACGTAATCACGCGCGACAATGTATCGGTGAAGGTGAATGCGATCGTATATTTTCGCGTCATGAATGCACCACGGGCCATTGTGGAAGTGGAAAATTATATTTATGCCACTTCACAGCTGGCTCAGACAACGCTGCGCTCGGTTCTGGGCGAGGTGGATCTTGACGACCTGTTGAGCAAGCGTGAAAAGCTGAATGTCAAGCTCCAGGAAATCCTCGACCAACACACCGATGCCTGGGGCATCAAGGTAAGCCTGGTCGAAGTCAAGCAGGTGGATCTGCCGCAGGAGATGCAGCGGGCGATCGCACGCCAGGCCGAGGCTGAACGCGACAAGCGCGCCAAAATCATTCACGCGGAAGGTGAATTTCTGGCTGCGGCGAAGATCCGCGAGGCGGCCGACGTCATCGCCAAGGAACCGGTTGCCCTGCAGCTCCGTTATTTGCAGACGTTGGCCGACATCGGGAATGAGAAAAATACGACGGTTGTTTTCCCGGTCCCGATTGATATTATCCAGACTTGGCTGAAGAAAAACTCATAG
- a CDS encoding nodulation protein NfeD: protein MSTVLRFAIISAVLCLAAGPPARAEIARIDLNGTIDPITAEYIVKSIGRARVEHAQFILIQLRTPGGFGSSMEEIISAMLNSPIPVVVYVAPSGSSAASAGFFLLMAADVAAMAPGTNTGAAHPLLAIAGFPVEGGEAGKTLTDKITSNATAYLRSITGKRHRNIAEAEKGIVESKSFTETEALEKHLIDFVAKDEGELFRQLQGYKAQLFSGQEVILAPQGQAVVVYQMTAREKFLATISQPNLALILGVLGLILLYIEFTHPGMVAPGVIGGICLLLAILGFSFLPINYVGVLLILLAIGLFVAEVKVQGFGILGLGGVVSMVMGMLILVDSPDPAVRIGIATALSAALPFAVIFIILLFALIQSYRQKASTGSAGMIGLVGVADSEVFASGRVRVRGEYWQAQSSVPIAAGRPVRIVGIENLMLKVEEVQS, encoded by the coding sequence ATGTCAACCGTACTGCGATTTGCCATTATCTCTGCAGTGCTTTGCCTCGCCGCCGGCCCGCCCGCGCGCGCCGAGATTGCCCGGATCGATCTGAACGGCACGATCGACCCGATCACTGCCGAATACATAGTCAAGAGCATCGGAAGAGCCAGGGTGGAGCATGCACAGTTCATCCTGATCCAGTTGCGGACTCCTGGAGGCTTCGGTTCCTCCATGGAGGAAATCATCTCGGCGATGTTGAACAGCCCGATTCCCGTGGTCGTTTACGTTGCGCCCAGCGGCTCATCGGCGGCGTCGGCCGGCTTCTTTCTTCTGATGGCCGCGGACGTTGCGGCGATGGCACCGGGGACCAACACGGGTGCAGCCCATCCCCTGCTTGCGATTGCAGGATTTCCAGTAGAAGGGGGCGAGGCAGGCAAGACACTCACGGACAAGATCACAAGCAATGCGACGGCATACCTGCGCAGCATTACCGGCAAACGGCATCGAAACATCGCCGAAGCGGAAAAGGGGATCGTCGAGAGTAAGTCTTTTACCGAGACTGAGGCGCTGGAGAAGCATCTGATTGACTTCGTGGCCAAGGACGAGGGCGAGCTGTTCCGGCAACTGCAGGGCTACAAAGCCCAGCTTTTTAGCGGGCAGGAGGTCATACTCGCGCCGCAGGGACAGGCGGTGGTCGTTTATCAGATGACCGCGCGCGAAAAGTTCCTGGCCACGATTTCCCAGCCCAACCTCGCCTTGATCTTGGGGGTTCTCGGCCTGATCCTGCTTTACATAGAATTCACACACCCCGGGATGGTAGCTCCGGGGGTGATCGGAGGCATTTGTCTGTTGCTTGCGATCCTGGGCTTCTCATTCTTACCCATCAATTACGTCGGAGTGCTGCTGATCCTTCTGGCCATCGGCCTGTTTGTCGCCGAAGTCAAAGTGCAGGGATTCGGCATACTCGGTCTCGGCGGGGTGGTTTCGATGGTCATGGGCATGCTTATTCTGGTTGACAGCCCCGATCCGGCGGTAAGGATCGGGATCGCGACTGCGCTTTCGGCCGCGCTCCCGTTTGCCGTCATCTTCATCATCCTGCTGTTCGCTCTGATCCAGTCGTATCGTCAGAAAGCGTCCACGGGCAGCGCCGGCATGATCGGACTGGTCGGAGTGGCGGACAGCGAAGTTTTTGCCAGCGGTCGTGTCAGGGTGCGTGGAGAATACTGGCAGGCGCAGTCGTCCGTGCCGATCGCTGCAGGCAGGCCGGTGCGCATAGTCGGGATCGAAAACCTGATGCTGAAAGTCGAAGAGGTCCAATCATAG